The following coding sequences are from one Pigmentibacter sp. JX0631 window:
- a CDS encoding pyruvate, water dikinase regulatory protein has product MNKDIQTPNIFTVSDGTGETALSIVRAVKVQFEHEEMHIQRFNKVRTRDLLEEMLIQAKEKNAIVVATLVDPTLRIYLISRSMQLGVKVVDVLFPLLESVSELIGKRPSAIPGLLRQLDEDYFKRISAIEYTVRHDDGVISNDLFEADIILIGVSRTSKTPLSMYLGHKGYKVANIPLVPGIDPPAELFKVDQNKIIGLIIDPSRLAEIRIARVEVLGSNDIGDYADLEKIFEELEWSREIFKRNKKWPVLDVTGKALEENSVEIEKIILSRFPELEGE; this is encoded by the coding sequence ATGAATAAAGATATTCAAACACCTAATATTTTTACTGTTTCTGATGGTACCGGAGAGACGGCTTTAAGCATTGTAAGAGCTGTAAAAGTGCAATTTGAACATGAAGAAATGCATATTCAAAGATTTAATAAAGTAAGAACTCGGGATTTACTTGAAGAAATGCTTATTCAAGCAAAAGAAAAAAATGCTATTGTAGTTGCTACTTTAGTTGATCCTACATTAAGAATTTATTTAATTTCTCGATCTATGCAATTGGGAGTTAAAGTAGTTGATGTATTGTTTCCACTACTCGAGTCCGTTTCAGAACTTATTGGAAAAAGACCAAGTGCTATTCCAGGTCTACTACGTCAATTAGACGAAGATTATTTCAAAAGAATTAGCGCTATTGAGTATACAGTTAGACACGATGATGGCGTTATTTCTAATGATTTATTTGAAGCAGATATTATTTTGATAGGTGTATCAAGAACTTCAAAAACTCCTCTTTCAATGTACTTAGGTCACAAAGGTTATAAAGTTGCTAACATTCCTTTGGTACCAGGAATTGATCCTCCAGCTGAGTTATTCAAAGTAGATCAAAATAAAATAATTGGACTTATAATTGATCCATCCAGATTAGCTGAAATAAGAATTGCAAGGGTAGAAGTTTTAGGTTCAAATGATATTGGGGATTATGCTGATCTTGAAAAGATATTTGAAGAACTTGAATGGAGTAGAGAAATATTTAAAAGAAATAAAAAATGGCCAGTTTTAGACGTTACTGGGAAGGCTCTTGAAGAGAACTCTGTAGAGATTGAAAAAATTATCTTAAGTAGATTTCCTGAATTAGAAGGTGAGTAG
- a CDS encoding glycosyltransferase family 2 protein, which translates to MNPSEITFSVVIPAYNESEMVQYCYNKITPILEAKFKNSYEIVFVDDGSKDQTYLELKKIANNDTKVKCIILSRNFGKEAAMSAGLFHTKGKFISVIDCDLQDPPEIMINMYDYLLEQNCDVVYGVRTERLGETFLKKLTANLFYRFIGKLSIVEIPRNTGDFRVMKKEVVVAINELVETQRFMKGIFAWVGFNQVKFEYRREARVSGTSKFNFVKLWNFALEGITSFTDIPLKVATYLGFFLSISSIFIMFSYIIKYLIVGDKIQGFLTLLISILFIGGVQLMFLGIIGEYLGRTFFESKRRPVYIAKEKMNIK; encoded by the coding sequence ATGAACCCATCAGAAATAACTTTTAGTGTAGTAATACCTGCTTATAATGAATCTGAGATGGTTCAATACTGCTATAATAAAATAACGCCAATACTCGAAGCTAAATTTAAAAATTCTTACGAAATTGTTTTTGTCGACGACGGCAGTAAAGATCAGACTTATTTGGAATTAAAAAAAATAGCAAATAATGACACAAAAGTTAAATGCATCATTCTATCTAGAAATTTTGGTAAAGAAGCCGCTATGAGCGCAGGACTTTTCCATACCAAAGGAAAATTTATTTCTGTTATAGATTGTGATTTACAAGACCCACCAGAAATCATGATAAATATGTATGACTATTTGTTAGAACAAAACTGCGATGTGGTTTATGGAGTAAGAACTGAACGATTAGGGGAAACTTTCTTAAAAAAATTAACTGCAAATTTATTTTATCGCTTTATAGGAAAGCTGTCGATAGTTGAAATCCCAAGAAACACAGGTGATTTTCGAGTTATGAAAAAAGAAGTTGTTGTTGCAATAAATGAACTTGTTGAAACACAACGTTTTATGAAAGGAATCTTTGCTTGGGTCGGTTTCAACCAAGTAAAATTTGAATACAGACGAGAAGCTAGAGTATCCGGAACTTCAAAATTCAATTTCGTCAAACTTTGGAACTTTGCCCTTGAAGGAATAACCTCCTTTACTGATATTCCTTTAAAAGTTGCAACTTACCTAGGATTTTTTCTATCTATTAGTTCAATATTTATTATGTTTAGCTATATTATTAAATATTTAATAGTTGGAGATAAAATTCAAGGTTTTCTTACTTTACTAATATCAATTCTTTTTATTGGTGGAGTTCAGTTAATGTTTTTAGGAATCATAGGGGAGTATTTAGGAAGAACCTTTTTTGAATCTAAACGCAGACCTGTTTATATTGCTAAAGAAAAGATGAACATAAAATAG
- a CDS encoding chorismate mutase, translating to MLKYAVSSIVTLLSINVLACEGHDHAKNETKKIEKCTELTCVREKFDQITPKLVALIIERTKLQEEVADIKLGKDVGKALDEKRANEVVQKAKEIARKDGASEEVVAIVGEVFEKMVAESAKYQQKYMDSKIKK from the coding sequence ATGCTTAAATATGCCGTAAGCTCAATTGTTACATTACTTTCTATAAACGTCTTAGCATGTGAAGGCCATGATCATGCTAAAAATGAAACAAAAAAAATAGAAAAATGTACTGAATTAACATGTGTTAGAGAAAAATTTGATCAAATTACTCCTAAACTTGTTGCATTAATAATTGAACGTACAAAGTTACAAGAAGAAGTAGCTGATATAAAATTAGGAAAAGACGTTGGAAAAGCACTTGACGAGAAAAGAGCTAACGAAGTAGTTCAAAAAGCAAAAGAAATTGCTAGAAAAGATGGAGCTTCTGAAGAAGTTGTAGCTATTGTTGGAGAAGTGTTTGAAAAAATGGTAGCAGAATCGGCTAAATATCAACAAAAATACATGGATAGTAAAATTAAAAAATAA
- the cysS gene encoding cysteine--tRNA ligase translates to MKIHFFNTLTGKKELFNPLSAGKVKMYCCGVTPYGNTHIGHSRTFFSYDLLYRTLADQGYEIEWARNITDVDDKIINKANSEGVSCSDIVSRYVGEQDEMLELFNLLRPQYEPKVTESIPQIISLIQTLIEKEFAYVSKSGVYYRVRKFSEYGKLSKNKINDLKKGARIEVDEAKEDALDFALWKFVKPGEIFWSSPWGDGRPGWHVECSAMIHSKFGDSIDIHMGGRDLIFPHHEAEIAQSEGATGKPFATNWLHAGMVTLYGEKMSKSTNHYVAIKDFLGKYPAEVLRLVFLSVSYGQPLDFTFEMTTENLKKLGKIYRFVSLVNEYSFQNSADLTKQYSDSIFLELPRLSLRMKEALADDLNSSAALAIFFDFIRTVNSKISNLEKTGKILSKEDLDILRNDWPKFKVWIKNVLGLLTKEPQEFFDDLKKFSLASEISAKDINIKLEERKLARLDKDWKKSDAIRDELLAQGVQIQDTPSGTKWTVLL, encoded by the coding sequence ATGAAAATACATTTTTTTAATACTCTTACAGGCAAAAAAGAACTTTTTAATCCTTTAAGTGCAGGTAAGGTTAAAATGTATTGTTGTGGAGTAACGCCATACGGAAATACTCATATAGGTCATAGTCGAACTTTTTTTTCTTATGATTTACTTTATAGGACTCTTGCTGATCAGGGTTATGAGATAGAATGGGCTAGAAATATTACAGATGTTGATGATAAAATTATCAATAAAGCTAATTCTGAAGGTGTTTCTTGCAGTGATATAGTTTCTCGTTATGTTGGTGAGCAAGATGAAATGTTAGAATTATTCAATTTGCTTCGGCCGCAGTATGAGCCTAAAGTAACAGAGTCAATTCCGCAAATAATTTCCCTTATTCAAACATTAATTGAAAAAGAATTTGCTTATGTTTCTAAATCAGGTGTTTATTATCGAGTCAGAAAATTTAGTGAGTATGGCAAATTAAGTAAAAATAAAATTAATGATCTTAAAAAAGGTGCAAGAATTGAGGTTGATGAAGCAAAAGAAGATGCCTTAGATTTTGCTCTTTGGAAATTTGTCAAACCTGGTGAAATATTTTGGTCATCTCCTTGGGGAGATGGTCGTCCTGGCTGGCATGTTGAGTGTTCTGCCATGATTCATTCAAAATTTGGAGATTCCATCGATATACATATGGGTGGTAGAGATCTCATATTTCCTCATCATGAAGCAGAAATTGCACAGTCCGAAGGTGCAACTGGTAAGCCTTTTGCAACAAACTGGTTGCATGCAGGAATGGTTACTCTATACGGCGAAAAAATGAGCAAAAGTACTAATCACTATGTGGCGATTAAAGATTTTTTAGGAAAATATCCAGCTGAAGTATTAAGGCTCGTTTTTCTTTCAGTATCTTATGGTCAACCATTAGATTTTACTTTTGAAATGACTACAGAAAATCTAAAAAAATTAGGTAAAATATATCGCTTTGTTTCTTTAGTGAACGAGTATTCTTTTCAAAATTCAGCAGATTTAACTAAACAATATTCTGATTCAATTTTTCTTGAATTACCTCGCCTTTCATTAAGAATGAAAGAAGCTTTAGCAGATGATTTAAATAGCAGCGCTGCATTAGCGATATTTTTTGATTTTATAAGAACTGTAAATTCAAAAATCAGTAATTTAGAAAAAACTGGAAAAATTCTTTCTAAAGAAGATCTTGATATTTTAAGAAATGATTGGCCAAAATTTAAAGTTTGGATCAAGAATGTTTTAGGATTGCTAACAAAAGAACCGCAAGAATTTTTTGATGATTTAAAGAAATTTAGTTTAGCTTCTGAAATTTCAGCAAAAGATATAAATATAAAACTAGAAGAAAGAAAGCTTGCTCGCCTTGATAAAGATTGGAAAAAATCTGATGCAATTCGAGATGAATTACTTGCACAAGGTGTTCAAATTCAGGATACTCCCTCAGGTACAAAATGGACTGTTCTTTTGTAA
- the dnaJ gene encoding molecular chaperone DnaJ: protein MSTKRNYYDILQVSKNASADEIKKAYRKLAVQYHPDRNPGDKVAEEKFKEAAEAYEVLSDSAKRQRFDQFGHAGVNGAGFGGGGFGNVDDVFEHFGSIFEDLFGMGGGRKRGGGNRARKGSDLRYDLKITFKESVLGTEKKIQIPRKSACSSCEGSGAAKGTKPVTCSTCRGQGQVAVQQGFFTYASTCPDCNGSGKSISTPCSDCKGSGFQTKSSNINVKIPAGIDTGMRLRVSGEGEGGANGGPAGDLYVFIEVESNPFFKREEFDLVYSLKIGVAQAILGTDVSIDCFEEEPRKIEIPAGIQPGQRLIVQGAGIPKLEKYGRGKGDLVIEVSVEIPTKVNKEAEEHLRAFAQKVGQNVKNNNGFFDKIFG, encoded by the coding sequence ATGAGTACAAAACGTAACTATTATGACATTTTACAGGTATCAAAGAATGCTTCTGCAGACGAAATAAAAAAAGCTTACCGTAAACTTGCTGTTCAGTATCATCCTGATCGTAATCCTGGAGACAAGGTAGCAGAAGAAAAATTTAAGGAAGCAGCTGAAGCATATGAAGTTCTCAGCGATTCTGCAAAGCGTCAACGATTTGATCAATTTGGGCATGCAGGAGTGAATGGCGCTGGTTTTGGCGGCGGTGGATTTGGGAACGTCGATGATGTTTTTGAACATTTTGGTTCAATATTTGAAGATCTTTTTGGAATGGGCGGCGGACGAAAAAGAGGCGGCGGTAACAGAGCTAGGAAGGGTAGTGATCTTCGTTACGATTTAAAAATAACGTTTAAAGAATCTGTACTTGGGACAGAAAAGAAAATTCAAATCCCTCGTAAATCAGCATGCTCATCTTGTGAAGGATCTGGTGCTGCTAAAGGGACGAAACCTGTGACTTGTTCAACTTGTCGTGGGCAAGGTCAAGTTGCAGTACAACAAGGTTTTTTTACTTATGCTTCAACATGTCCTGATTGTAATGGAAGCGGAAAAAGTATTTCAACTCCTTGTAGCGATTGTAAAGGTTCGGGATTTCAAACAAAATCTTCAAATATTAATGTAAAAATTCCTGCGGGAATAGATACAGGCATGCGTCTTCGTGTTTCTGGAGAAGGAGAAGGTGGTGCGAATGGAGGGCCAGCTGGAGACTTATATGTTTTCATCGAAGTCGAATCTAACCCATTTTTTAAGCGCGAAGAGTTTGATCTCGTATATTCATTGAAAATAGGTGTAGCTCAAGCCATTTTAGGTACAGACGTAAGTATTGATTGTTTTGAAGAAGAGCCACGTAAAATTGAAATACCTGCTGGGATACAACCAGGACAAAGACTCATAGTTCAGGGAGCAGGTATTCCTAAATTAGAAAAATATGGTAGAGGTAAAGGGGATCTTGTAATTGAAGTTAGTGTTGAGATTCCTACGAAAGTAAATAAAGAGGCAGAAGAGCATTTGCGTGCATTTGCGCAAAAAGTTGGGCAAAACGTAAAAAACAATAACGGGTTTTTTGACAAAATATTTGGGTAA
- the lpxC gene encoding UDP-3-O-acyl-N-acetylglucosamine deacetylase → MTNFQRTLRRSVSFSGIGVHSGNLISVEIRPAVANTGVLFQRTDLPGKPYIKADPFAVFDTSLATRIGNQQVYVSTIEHLMAALYGFGIDNAIIEINNSEMPILDGSSAPFLVLLDEAGIQELSEPKKVIIVENTIEVVDEKNPTRFVRIEPSKKPIISYAIDFGNVEAIGRQAISLDYTAKSFCELFSFARTFGLKEEIDFLHSKGLAKGGSLDNAIVVSRTTGVMNAKGLRNAQEFVMHKALDCIGDLHLIGMPVLGHVIANKAGHDLHNKLARAILTNTSATRVFVPNAKDTNRLKALLTYPKSLSELKTNLVGLATG, encoded by the coding sequence ATGACGAACTTTCAAAGAACTCTCAGACGTAGCGTATCATTCTCAGGTATTGGAGTTCATTCAGGAAACTTAATATCTGTAGAAATAAGACCGGCTGTAGCAAATACTGGAGTTCTTTTTCAACGTACTGATCTTCCAGGAAAACCTTATATTAAAGCAGATCCTTTTGCTGTCTTTGATACGAGCCTAGCAACAAGAATTGGAAATCAGCAGGTTTATGTTTCTACTATTGAACATTTGATGGCCGCACTTTATGGATTTGGTATCGATAATGCAATTATTGAAATTAATAATAGTGAAATGCCTATCTTAGATGGATCTTCCGCACCTTTTTTGGTGCTACTAGATGAAGCTGGAATCCAGGAATTGTCTGAACCCAAAAAAGTTATAATTGTTGAAAACACAATAGAAGTGGTCGATGAAAAAAATCCAACTCGTTTTGTTCGCATTGAACCATCAAAAAAACCTATTATCTCGTATGCAATTGATTTTGGTAATGTGGAAGCTATCGGCAGACAAGCTATCTCCCTCGATTACACGGCAAAATCATTTTGTGAACTTTTTTCCTTTGCACGTACTTTTGGATTGAAAGAAGAAATTGATTTTCTACATTCAAAAGGTTTAGCAAAAGGAGGATCTTTAGATAACGCTATCGTTGTGTCAAGAACAACTGGTGTTATGAATGCTAAAGGACTGCGCAATGCTCAGGAATTTGTTATGCATAAAGCACTAGATTGCATTGGTGACTTGCATTTAATAGGTATGCCAGTACTGGGACATGTAATAGCTAACAAGGCTGGTCATGATTTGCATAATAAACTTGCTAGAGCAATATTGACAAATACTTCTGCTACTAGAGTATTTGTGCCTAATGCAAAAGATACAAATCGTTTAAAAGCTCTCCTAACTTATCCAAAATCATTAAGCGAATTAAAAACAAATTTAGTAGGTCTTGCCACAGGCTAA
- a CDS encoding single-stranded DNA-binding protein, giving the protein MSGVNKVILVGRLGQEPDMRSTTSGQQVCTLSIATSETWTKDGNKEERTEWHRVVLWGRQAELAHKYLKKGRLVYIEGKLQTRSWQDQQGQKRYTTEIVANNMQFLESMNSNQGRDMNDIPPANDINDYYSGPSNYDSTSPTRNSSSSSFSSNSRPMDDDIPF; this is encoded by the coding sequence ATGTCCGGAGTTAATAAAGTCATTCTTGTCGGAAGGTTGGGACAAGAACCTGATATGCGCAGCACAACCAGCGGACAACAAGTCTGTACTTTAAGTATTGCTACAAGCGAAACTTGGACGAAAGATGGAAATAAAGAAGAGAGAACAGAATGGCACAGAGTTGTATTATGGGGTCGTCAAGCCGAACTAGCTCATAAGTATTTGAAAAAGGGCCGACTTGTTTACATAGAAGGAAAACTTCAAACTCGCTCTTGGCAAGATCAGCAGGGACAAAAAAGATATACAACAGAAATTGTAGCAAATAACATGCAATTTTTAGAAAGTATGAATTCTAATCAAGGCCGTGATATGAATGATATCCCACCAGCTAATGATATAAATGACTACTATTCTGGTCCTAGTAATTATGACTCAACTTCTCCTACCAGAAATAGTTCTTCATCTTCATTCAGTAGCAACTCTAGACCTATGGATGATGACATCCCTTTTTAA
- a CDS encoding neprosin family prolyl endopeptidase, giving the protein MYKIKFIVVSLVFFLQFSSYADFFSAVNEEPSIYTSNNLQEFVTTISQYEPETPEKAVFLQKIVDYYKKVHILNSIQKNNYVVDCIPFAEQPALIDFPKLAESLIDEVKESFSQNFSELVRVGSNFEVNSSLECPYGSVAIIRPTKMLLTSKYTNKKDFFSLNSDPNILFNSSGSGYTWEQGVNENNQLIQIKTKKSEAFFRGPQLQSVTPASHADHSIAQFWLINRGSEGTYSVEFGLIASSYFTSSPSTSIFIFASVDNYGSKSCYNMYCANFIQMPGTPAFGTPLKNKNNDFIFQVNHLDKNNAQSGYYLTLVTGDSSAQMTTLAMGYYPDRVYPSTNVLPNAFSVGAEVYASSPNNGTVMYGNYVNPYPEYQGEKQINIFTQNGNYFPFYSSIEAFPYNLIWHFGQKK; this is encoded by the coding sequence ATGTACAAAATAAAATTTATTGTAGTTTCTTTAGTATTTTTTTTACAATTTTCTTCGTATGCAGACTTTTTCTCTGCTGTTAATGAAGAGCCTAGTATTTATACCTCAAATAATCTTCAAGAGTTTGTTACTACAATTTCTCAGTATGAACCAGAAACTCCAGAAAAGGCCGTTTTTTTGCAAAAAATTGTTGATTACTACAAGAAAGTACATATCTTAAATTCAATTCAAAAAAATAACTATGTCGTTGATTGTATTCCATTTGCGGAACAACCTGCTCTAATAGATTTTCCAAAATTAGCAGAGAGTTTAATAGATGAAGTTAAAGAAAGTTTTTCTCAAAATTTTTCTGAATTGGTAAGAGTGGGGAGTAATTTTGAAGTCAATTCATCACTTGAATGTCCTTATGGCAGTGTAGCAATTATTCGTCCAACAAAAATGTTATTGACTTCTAAATATACCAATAAAAAAGATTTTTTTTCTTTGAATTCCGATCCAAATATTTTATTTAATAGCTCAGGTTCTGGCTATACATGGGAGCAAGGTGTAAACGAAAATAATCAACTTATTCAAATTAAAACAAAAAAATCAGAAGCTTTTTTTCGAGGTCCTCAATTGCAGTCAGTTACTCCAGCAAGTCATGCGGATCACTCAATAGCTCAATTTTGGCTTATTAATAGGGGTTCAGAAGGGACTTATTCTGTTGAGTTTGGTTTGATTGCAAGTTCATATTTTACGTCGTCTCCTTCAACAAGTATTTTTATTTTTGCTAGTGTTGATAATTATGGTTCTAAATCTTGTTATAATATGTATTGTGCTAATTTTATTCAAATGCCAGGCACTCCTGCTTTTGGAACACCACTCAAAAACAAGAATAACGATTTTATATTTCAAGTGAATCATCTTGATAAAAATAACGCGCAATCCGGATATTACCTAACCCTAGTTACAGGAGACTCCTCTGCTCAGATGACAACTTTAGCAATGGGTTATTATCCAGATCGTGTATATCCTTCAACTAATGTTTTACCAAATGCGTTTAGTGTTGGAGCAGAGGTATATGCAAGTAGTCCAAATAACGGAACAGTTATGTATGGAAATTATGTTAATCCTTACCCTGAATATCAAGGAGAAAAACAAATCAACATCTTTACACAGAATGGAAATTATTTTCCTTTTTATTCTTCAATAGAAGCATTTCCTTATAATTTGATTTGGCATTTTGGTCAGAAAAAATAA
- a CDS encoding M15 family metallopeptidase, whose protein sequence is MIDQFKEIPIESNYNLPTEENIHWLQEHSKVTNIEDNFRIKALHSYKEIKLAGTLNTMYARQSVVLKLNQALEYLPNNFSFAIFDAFRTIKTQLALFEFIYNQQKELYPNLTHEDLYNKTREFIVNPSEISRYAIPPHNSGGAIDISILCNGQLLDMGTEFDAVTPMSYTNFFEQSYQINPEISEKRWNEIRINRRILFNTLKHVGFTNYDVEWWHYDLGDCMWADILNENWYYPSMENEIML, encoded by the coding sequence ATGATCGATCAATTTAAAGAAATACCTATAGAATCAAATTACAATTTACCGACAGAAGAAAATATTCATTGGTTACAAGAACATTCAAAAGTTACTAACATCGAGGATAACTTTAGAATAAAAGCTTTACATTCATATAAAGAAATAAAATTAGCAGGCACTTTAAATACAATGTACGCAAGACAATCTGTTGTTTTGAAACTCAATCAAGCACTTGAATATTTACCAAATAATTTTTCTTTTGCTATATTTGATGCTTTTAGAACTATTAAAACACAACTCGCTTTATTTGAATTTATCTATAACCAGCAAAAAGAATTGTACCCCAATTTAACGCATGAAGATTTATATAATAAAACAAGAGAGTTTATTGTTAATCCCAGTGAAATATCTCGCTATGCTATTCCACCCCATAATAGTGGAGGAGCTATAGATATTTCAATATTATGTAATGGACAGTTACTAGACATGGGAACGGAATTTGATGCAGTTACTCCAATGTCATACACAAACTTTTTTGAACAAAGTTACCAAATAAACCCAGAAATTTCTGAAAAAAGATGGAATGAGATTAGAATAAATAGAAGGATTTTATTTAATACTTTAAAGCATGTAGGATTTACAAATTATGATGTTGAATGGTGGCATTATGATTTAGGAGATTGTATGTGGGCAGATATCTTAAATGAAAATTGGTATTATCCATCAATGGAAAATGAAATAATGTTATGA
- a CDS encoding histone deacetylase family protein, whose protein sequence is MKIFYSSLQKKHVIRKEVYNGKAHSYNDKVSRIDSILKAFKQAGRYEIIVPEILPFEALTSVHDEDYLTFLESSQNLKNDEVICPYVFPCDYRIPRHEPFIPKRAGYYCFDAGTSLMNNTWNAAVASASAAYGAAIYTKTTGEPSYALCRPPGHHASKNMFGGYCYLNNAAVIAKYLLQSGSVMIVDFDYHHGNGTQSIFYDSSEVFYLSIHAHPLVEYPYFTGFETEIGIDDGVNYNLNVPLMPLSSPSEYFKALLKGLEKAFKVINPDYLILSAGFDIEAGDPIGHFNISPNDFFRLGKEFRSLNKKTIILQEGGYLVSELGRNVESFLAGFSEN, encoded by the coding sequence ATGAAAATATTTTATAGTTCGTTACAAAAGAAGCATGTTATTAGAAAAGAAGTTTATAATGGAAAAGCTCATTCATATAATGACAAAGTAAGTAGAATAGATTCTATATTAAAAGCTTTCAAGCAAGCAGGCCGCTATGAAATTATTGTGCCTGAAATTCTTCCTTTTGAAGCATTAACTTCCGTTCATGATGAAGATTACCTAACTTTTTTAGAGTCATCACAAAACCTAAAAAATGATGAAGTCATTTGTCCATATGTTTTTCCTTGTGATTACAGAATTCCTCGGCATGAACCTTTTATTCCAAAAAGAGCGGGATATTACTGTTTTGATGCTGGTACTTCATTAATGAATAATACTTGGAATGCTGCTGTCGCTTCAGCAAGTGCTGCTTATGGAGCAGCGATTTACACAAAAACAACTGGTGAGCCTAGTTATGCATTATGCCGTCCTCCAGGGCATCATGCTTCAAAGAATATGTTTGGAGGATATTGTTATCTTAATAATGCGGCAGTAATTGCAAAATATTTATTGCAATCGGGTTCTGTGATGATAGTGGATTTTGATTATCACCATGGGAATGGTACGCAAAGTATATTTTATGATTCTTCTGAAGTGTTTTATTTAAGCATTCATGCACATCCTTTAGTTGAATATCCATATTTTACGGGGTTTGAAACTGAAATAGGAATAGATGATGGTGTAAATTATAATCTAAATGTACCATTAATGCCTTTATCTTCGCCAAGTGAGTATTTTAAAGCTTTATTAAAAGGTTTGGAAAAAGCTTTTAAAGTTATTAATCCTGATTATTTAATTCTTTCAGCTGGCTTTGATATTGAAGCTGGTGATCCAATTGGGCATTTTAATATAAGTCCGAATGATTTTTTTAGATTAGGTAAAGAATTTCGATCGTTAAATAAGAAAACAATAATTTTACAAGAAGGTGGTTATTTAGTTAGTGAGTTAGGAAGAAATGTTGAAAGTTTTTTAGCCGGATTTTCAGAAAATTAA
- a CDS encoding glycerophosphoryl diester phosphodiesterase, protein MLTTTKIPRVIGHRGAKGFAPENTITSFRKAKEIGANWVEFDVKETEDGVLIIMHDDDLDRTTNGSGKLISKKWEAIKNLDAGSWFSSEFKNEKIPTFDQTISVLGQLNLGANVEIKPCPSRETRTAIAIANEIKNKWPKNLPKPIVSSFSMESLLAAKKIEPNLIIGALFEKLPPDWKKIAKEVKAQTIHLDHEIVTKELIMEIQGEGYPILTYTVNDQTRANYLFELGVSAVFTDYPWKE, encoded by the coding sequence ATGCTAACAACTACAAAAATTCCTAGAGTGATTGGACATCGAGGAGCAAAAGGATTTGCTCCAGAAAACACGATAACTTCATTTCGCAAAGCAAAAGAAATTGGAGCGAATTGGGTTGAATTCGATGTCAAAGAAACTGAAGATGGTGTTTTAATAATAATGCACGATGATGACTTAGACAGAACTACGAATGGAAGTGGAAAATTAATTTCAAAAAAATGGGAAGCAATTAAAAATCTTGATGCTGGAAGTTGGTTTAGTAGTGAATTCAAAAATGAGAAAATTCCTACTTTTGATCAAACAATTTCTGTACTAGGTCAACTCAATTTAGGTGCCAATGTAGAAATAAAACCTTGTCCAAGCAGAGAGACTAGAACAGCAATTGCAATTGCAAATGAAATTAAAAACAAATGGCCGAAAAATCTACCAAAACCAATTGTCTCAAGTTTTAGCATGGAATCTTTATTAGCCGCAAAAAAAATAGAGCCAAATTTGATTATTGGAGCTTTATTTGAGAAGCTTCCTCCTGATTGGAAAAAAATAGCAAAAGAGGTAAAAGCACAAACTATTCATTTAGATCATGAGATTGTAACAAAAGAATTAATAATGGAAATTCAAGGAGAAGGATATCCAATATTAACCTATACCGTAAATGATCAAACTAGAGCAAATTATTTATTTGAGTTAGGTGTTTCTGCTGTTTTTACTGATTATCCATGGAAGGAATAA